Sequence from the Flavobacterium sp. J372 genome:
TTCCAGATATATTACCAAAACCTTCGCGGTGTGCACTGGAATATTCGCGGTAAACGTTTTTTTCAGCTTCACGTGAAGTTTGAGGAGCTTTATAACGATGCCCAGGAAAAAATTGACATGATTGCAGAGCGTGTGCTTACACTTGGTAAAACACCGTTGCATACATTTGAAGATTACATAAAAAATAACCGCCTTGAAGTAGGCCGTGATGTAAGCCGCGATACAGAAGCTGTACACCTTGTGATGAACTCACTTGCAGACCTGCTAAAGATTGAGCGCGTGATACTTGACGAATCGGGCAAGATAGGAGATGAAGGTACAAACAGCATGATGAGCGACTTTATCAAAGAGCAGGAAAAGACTATCTGGATGCTTAAGGCCTGGTGTGAGGAAGAAATATAACACTTACTTTAACCGGATCGGTTCTATTTTTGCGTATATTCGCACAAATGAAAATTCTGGTAAACATAGTTTTAATAATGTTTCTGTCATTCCTGGCGGCTCCTACAGTTGTGAGCCTGATAGATAATGATGATGCAGACATATCTATGGTTTACAGCCTTACTGAAGAAGAAATACAGAAAGAGATAAAAGAAGTAAAGGCATACGCAGAATATGAATACCAGCCGGTATTTTTTGAGACAGCAAAGCAATCTTCAGAAATAAAATCAGAAAATCTTCAAAGGCATGGCAATGTCTTTGAAGAAATTTTCTCTCCCCCACCCGAAACAGTATAGTACTTAAATGAGCCTATCTGGCAGCCGCAGGCAATTTTACCTGCACAATTTATCGTATTATATTTTATCGGGTTTATGACAAAAAACACAAACATTTTTGCAAACCTCAGGTCAGATTTTCCTTCAGGCCTTGTGGTTTTCCTTGTGGCTTTACCGCTATGTCTCGGTATTGCCCTGGCGTCTGGTGCGCCGCCGCTTTCAGGTATTATTGCAGGTGTAATAGGCGGTATCGTTATAGGCAGCCTCAGCCGTTCGCATATCAGCGTATCTGGCCCTGCTGCGGGCCTTACATCAATTGTACTTGCAGCAATAACCTCATTCGGCTCTTTTGAGCTTTTCCTTCTTGCTGTGGTGCTTGCCGGTTTTTTCCAGGTAATCCTGGGCTTTTTAAAGGCGGGCAGCATATCTAATTATTTTCCTGCCAATGTTATTGAAGGCATGCTTGCGGGCATTGGGGTGATCATCATCATCACTCAGTTGGAGCATGCGGTGGGATATGATAAAGATTATGAGGGAGATGAACAATTCTTCAGGCTTGACGGGACCAATCCGTTTTCAGACATACCAGTGATTTTAGAACGTTTTGAAACAGGTGCAATTATAATATCACTTGTGTCGCTTGCCATACTCATAGCCTGGGATAAAATACCTGCGCTTAAAAGGCTCAGGCTTATACCAGGTGCACTTGTAGCCGTTGCAGCAGGTATTGCGATAAACCAGATATTTATTGCTACAGGCAGTTTTGCTCTCGGGATTGAACATCTTGTTAAGCTGCCTCAGCTAAGGTCGTTTCAAGATTTCAGCAATGTACTTGTTATGCCCGACTTTACAGGTATAGGCAATACACAGGTATGGATTACAGCCCTTACAATCGCTGTGGTGGCTTCTATTGAAACATTACTATGTATTGAGGCCAGTGACCGCATGGATGTGCAAAAGCGTTATACTGACACTAATATTGAACTTAAGGCGCAGGGTATAGGCAATATATTGAGCGGATTTATAGGCGGCCTGCCCATGACATCGGTTGTGGTACGGTCTTCGGCTAATGCTGCAGCCGGCGCGCGAAGCAAAATGTCAACCATCATACATGGTTTCCTGCTCTTAATTTGTGTTCTGGCAA
This genomic interval carries:
- a CDS encoding SulP family inorganic anion transporter, translating into MTKNTNIFANLRSDFPSGLVVFLVALPLCLGIALASGAPPLSGIIAGVIGGIVIGSLSRSHISVSGPAAGLTSIVLAAITSFGSFELFLLAVVLAGFFQVILGFLKAGSISNYFPANVIEGMLAGIGVIIIITQLEHAVGYDKDYEGDEQFFRLDGTNPFSDIPVILERFETGAIIISLVSLAILIAWDKIPALKRLRLIPGALVAVAAGIAINQIFIATGSFALGIEHLVKLPQLRSFQDFSNVLVMPDFTGIGNTQVWITALTIAVVASIETLLCIEASDRMDVQKRYTDTNIELKAQGIGNILSGFIGGLPMTSVVVRSSANAAAGARSKMSTIIHGFLLLICVLAIPMILNMIPLATLAAVLLMVGYKLASPSKLKYFWAKGKYQFIPFIATLVVVVAFGLLYGVAIGMFISIIFIMRGNMKRAYNFRRDEYSAGDVIHIDLAQEVSFLNKAAIKSTLNEIPENSKVIINASDTVYIAHDVLELIEEFRDVKAKEENIEVILLGFKEAYELENTGDYVSIEHPDNKK
- a CDS encoding Dps family protein, with product MANKNQQPETNILGLPTKESEVIAAELNILLSNFQIYYQNLRGVHWNIRGKRFFQLHVKFEELYNDAQEKIDMIAERVLTLGKTPLHTFEDYIKNNRLEVGRDVSRDTEAVHLVMNSLADLLKIERVILDESGKIGDEGTNSMMSDFIKEQEKTIWMLKAWCEEEI